The nucleotide window ATCTGGCAGCGCGACGACCACCCCGGCGCCCTGCTGGAACTGCTCCAGGAGTTCGCCGTCCGCGGGATCAACCTGATGCTGCTGCAGTCCCGGCCGACCGGTGAGGGCATCGGCAACTACTGCTTCGCGATCGACGCGGAGGGGCACGTCGCGGACCGCCGGGTGGCGGAGGCGCTGATGGGGCTGAAGCGGATCTGTCCGCAGGTGCGGTTCCTCGGGTCCTATCCGCAGGCCGACGTCGATCTCAAGGACGTGCGCCCGCCGCGGGCCGGTACGTCGGACAGCGAGTTCGCGGCGGCCTCGGACTGGCTGGCGCGCTGCCAGGACGGCCGCTTCTAGCCGGCCCTGCCACTCCGCTCCGTCGGCCCTGCCACTCCGCTCCGCCGGTCCGTCCACACCGCGCTGCGCCGGTCCTGCCGAATCGGTCCTGCCGGGTCCGTCCTACCTGCAGATTTTCTCCGTCCACAAAGTTATCCACAGGCGCGCTTCTCGACCTGGGGACAAGTCGACAACGAAGTGGCGCCCGGTCGACAAATCGGCCTACAGGCCCCAATTGCGTCCACAGCTCGACAGATCACCCTTCGTCCACCCGTTTTCCCTGCCCAATCCCTTAGAGCGAGCCATTTCCACTCGAATGTGGGTGTAGAGAGGGTTTGATTTGCGAATCCCTCGCCCCGAATGCGGCTTTCGGGATGATCGCTTCCGGTGTCCACAGATCTTTCGCACAGCCTGTGGATAACTTTCCCGAACTGTGGATTCCTGTGGACAACCCGCTCCCAAGTCCCGCGTCCCACAAGGGACTCGGGTCAACTCGCCGCACGCCACCCACCCCCGTCCGGGGAGCGGACGCCCTCCGTGTTGACGCAATTCGGACGCGACGCGGACGCAATTCGTCGCATCGAAAATTCTCCCAAACCATGACAGAAGAGGCAGATCGGAATACCGGGTCGTGCCGTGTAACCCCGCACCGGTAGCCTTGTGGGGTGATTGACCTTCGCCTGCTCCGTGAGGACCCCGACCGTGTCCGCGCCTCCCAGCGCGCCCGTGGAGAGGACGTCGCGCTCGTCGACGCCCTCCTCTCCGCCGACGAGCGGCGCAGGTCGTCCGGCGTTCGCTTCGACGAGCTGCGCTCCGAGCAGAAAGCGCTCGGCAAGCTCATTCCCAAGGCCTCGGGCGACGAGAAGGCCGAGCTGCTCAAGAAGACCGGACTGCTCGCAGCCGACGTCAAGGCGGCCGACGCCGAGCAGCACGAGGCGGACGAGGAGACCAAGCGCCTCCTGCAGCAGCTCGGCAACCTCGTGCACCCGGACGTCCCGGTCGGCGGCGAGGAGGACTTCGTCGTCCTGGAGACGCACGGCACGATCCGCGACTTCGGCGCCGAGGGCTTCGAGCCCAAGGACCACCTGGAGCTCGGCGAGGCCTTGGGCGCCATCGACGTCGAGCGCGGTGCCAAGGTGTCCGGCTCGCGCTTCTACTACCTGACGGGGGTCGGCGCGCTCCTGGAGCTCGCCCTCGTCAACGCGGCGATCGCGCAGGCCACGGAGGCCGGCTTCATCCCGATGCTGACCCCGGCGCTGGTCCGCCCGCGCGCCATGGAGGGCACCGGCTTCCTCGGCCAGGCCGCGGAGAACGTGTACCACCTGGAGAAGGACGACTTCTACCTGGTCGGCACCTCCGAGGTCCCGCTCGCGGCGTACCACATGGACGAGATCCTGGACGCCGACAAGCTGCCGCTGCGCTACGCGGGCTTCTCCCCGTGCTTCCGCCGCGAGGCCGGCACGTACGGCAAGGACACCCGGGGCATCTTCCGCGTGCACCAGTTCGACAAGGTCGAGATGTTCTCGTACGTCGCCCCCGAGGACGCGGAGAGCGAGCACCAGCGGCTCCTGGAGTGGGAGAAGCAGTGGCTGACCGGCCTCGGGCTGCCCTTCCAGGTCATCGACGTGGCCTCGGGCGACCTGGGCGCGTCCGCCTCGCGCAAGTTCGACTGCGAGGCGTGGATCCCGACCCAGGGCAAGTACCGCGAGCTGACCTCCGCCTCGAACTGCGACGGCTTCCAGGCGCGCCGCCTGTCGGTGCGCATGCGGGACGGCAAGAAGGTGCAGCCGCTCGCGACACTGAACGGCACGCTGTGCGCGGTCCCGCGCACGATCGTGGCGATCCTGGAGAACCACCAGCTGGCCGACGGTTCCGTGCAGGTGCCCGAGGTGCTCCGTCCGTACCTGGGCGGCCGCGAGGTACTGGAGCCGATCGCCAAGTGAGCGGTTCCACCGGGGCGTTCCCCTACAAGCTCGTGGCGACCGACCTCGACGGAACGTTGCTGCGCTCCGACGACACGGTCTCGGAGCGCACACGTACGGCACTCGCCGCGGCCACCGTGGCGGGTGCCGCGCACCTCGTCGTCACCGGCCGGGCGGTCCCCTGGACCCGGCACATCCTCGACGACCTCGGGTACGAGGGGCTCGCGGTGTGCGGCCAGGGCGCACAGCTGTACGACGCCGGGGCGCACCGGCTGCTCACGTCAGTGACCCTCGACCGGCAGGTGGCGGGTCTGGCGCTCGCCAAGATCGAGGCGGAGGTCGGTCCGCTGGCCCTCGCCGCGAGCCGCGACGGCCTCGACGGTGACGTCCTGATCGGCCCCGGCTACCGGGTGCAGGGGCTGCTGAAGGCCGTTCCGTTCACCGACGTGGCCGAGCTGTGGGCCGAACCCCTGACCAAGATGTACATCCAGCATCCCCGCCTCACCGACGACGAACTGGCCTCCGCGGCGCGGGCGGCGGCCGGTTCCATGGTGAGCGTCGTGATGGCGGGCGAGGGCATCGTGGAGATCCTGCCCCTGGGCCTGTCGAAGGCCACGGGGCTCTCGCTGGCGGCCCGCCGCCTGGGCGTGAAGGCCGCCGACACGATCGCCTTCGGCGACATGCCGAACGACATCCCGATGTTCGCCTGGTCGTCCCACGGCGTGGCGATGGCCAACGCCCACACCGAACTCAAGGCCGTGGCCGACGAGCTGACCACGTCGAACGACGAGGACGGCATCGCGGTGGTACTGGAACGACTGCTGAGCTAGCCGCCCCCGTGCCGGGAACGGCTGCCGGTCCGGTCTCCTGCTGGGCGGCTGGCGGCTGGCGGCTGGCGGCTGGCGGCTGGCGGCTGGCGGCTGGCGGCTGGCGGCTGGCGGCTGGCGGCTGGCGCAAAAAGGCGGACGAGCGGGAAAGTCACCGCCGCGAAGCGGCACGTGCGATCCCGCCCGCCCGGTCAAAGCGACAGCGTCACGCGGAGGATGCGCGGATCGAACGCGCGCGGGCTGAAAACCCGACCACGGCTTAGCAAGCCGGTGCCTTACCGCTCGGCCAATCCTCCGGGTGGGCGGCCCGCGCCAACGTGCGCGCTCGAAGCGGCCGCCCCGGGCAGCTCCCTCACGGGGCCGGACTCGACGGAGCTGACTACTCCGGAGCCCGTGCGCTGCCCTGCCGGGAACTCGACGAACTGCTACTGACAGGCATCGTCGCGCTCCTCTCCCGGACTGCGGCGCCGGAGGAATCGCGGCGGTCTGGACACGACCACTGTGCCCGTGGGGCGGGCCGGACGCCACCGAATAAAACGGCACCCGGTCCGGCATCCCCCGCCAAAGGTCAGCGGCGCCGCCATCTGC belongs to Streptomyces sp. V3I8 and includes:
- the serS gene encoding serine--tRNA ligase gives rise to the protein MIDLRLLREDPDRVRASQRARGEDVALVDALLSADERRRSSGVRFDELRSEQKALGKLIPKASGDEKAELLKKTGLLAADVKAADAEQHEADEETKRLLQQLGNLVHPDVPVGGEEDFVVLETHGTIRDFGAEGFEPKDHLELGEALGAIDVERGAKVSGSRFYYLTGVGALLELALVNAAIAQATEAGFIPMLTPALVRPRAMEGTGFLGQAAENVYHLEKDDFYLVGTSEVPLAAYHMDEILDADKLPLRYAGFSPCFRREAGTYGKDTRGIFRVHQFDKVEMFSYVAPEDAESEHQRLLEWEKQWLTGLGLPFQVIDVASGDLGASASRKFDCEAWIPTQGKYRELTSASNCDGFQARRLSVRMRDGKKVQPLATLNGTLCAVPRTIVAILENHQLADGSVQVPEVLRPYLGGREVLEPIAK
- a CDS encoding HAD family hydrolase; protein product: MSGSTGAFPYKLVATDLDGTLLRSDDTVSERTRTALAAATVAGAAHLVVTGRAVPWTRHILDDLGYEGLAVCGQGAQLYDAGAHRLLTSVTLDRQVAGLALAKIEAEVGPLALAASRDGLDGDVLIGPGYRVQGLLKAVPFTDVAELWAEPLTKMYIQHPRLTDDELASAARAAAGSMVSVVMAGEGIVEILPLGLSKATGLSLAARRLGVKAADTIAFGDMPNDIPMFAWSSHGVAMANAHTELKAVADELTTSNDEDGIAVVLERLLS